The Tenebrio molitor chromosome 5, icTenMoli1.1, whole genome shotgun sequence genome segment TCTCCTAGTTTCCCCCCGTTGATATTGATAATGTCGTTAATCGTGCCTAATTCATTTCATTGACTTCgcgaatttaattaattaatctaaAGGTTCTCATGgatgattaaattaattttaattgatctCGCAGTTCTCGTGATTGATAGGtatacataaataattaactaaTTCACCCCGATGACCGCCAAGAATCTTTCGATTCTTGAATGTTCAGAACGAGGAGTGGTATATTCGTTCAGTGTGGTAAAATATGTCTAGAATCTTGAGAAGCGGCATAAAGAATATTTTCAGTCAGATTGCCGCATCACGagcttttaaaaatttcttacTTCCCATGGAATTACAAAAtgatgaaaatcattttaaattttgaaagctGATTCATAATTCTCACTAATGACCGTCTAAATTTTTCGAAGATGTAGTTAACTGTCGCTGACGTTAGTCATAATGGTATTCCTCccgggttttttttttttttacttgaattttgaaattcggTTGTCAAGAATCATTCCGCTGTGTATATTGTGTTGCCTACATATACCGATCAAGGTTCGaacgaaattttattttgacttgtctatttttaataatagtaaGATTTAGTATCTTATTATTAATTCATCgtatatttaaaattctatttATAGATTTTTCTTGGTCCTTATCGTCCTTATCGAATttttcgatagttttgaaatttttgcaaaGGTTTTGACAGATATAAAGttctaataaataaagttcttCCGGCTATATGTTTCTAATATTTAACTTCTTGAATAATCTTTTTGtattgattttgttttttgcatttctagtagtttattttgtaattacaAAATCCACTTGCACTTGTTTTAGATTGACGATTTGTTCATCCCACAAAGTAATAAGCAGAATAATGACATGACACCTGTTACCTGTACTAAATTGTACATAGTAGTAATACTATAAAATCAAAGGTTATAGTATGCATTAGATTTTAGATTAATAGAGGATTAATGTCGGTAAATCGTaagttgtaataaaaaatgtgcgTGCCTCACCCACGTAAGCGCACAGTTGAAGCGAAACTTCTATCGTCTTCGTTAACCACCCgaattgaaataaatagatGAATGTTATATGTAAGTATAATTTGTCTTTTTTGTTCTGTTTTTCATAACAAGTCTCTCCGTTATTACATCTAGGAGGTAGATGTAAACATCTCACGCATGCGCTATTCACACTAGCGTTTCACATTGCTTTTACCATCGACAAGACGATAACATTGAAGATTTCTATTAGATATTGCCATCAACGTTGAACATCGATGTTACTTATTTGTATGTTAGATTATTATTCAAGAATATAGCATAATTATGAACTTTTAAGATGATGTGTTAAAGACGTACTCTTAGGTCAGTTTTAAGAATATTtgtatcaaaaataaaataatatatttacattttgtaCAGACTTAAGTTTTAgttatgtttatgtttgtCCTCCCTGTATCGTCTTTTGCTGCTCCTTTTCCGACTCCTTGCCGTCCTTCTCTCCCGGCTTCTCGATCGCCttcttgattttgaatcgtttTTCTTGTGTCTCCTTTTTTCATTTCCTTTTATGTGATTTGAAAATGGTCTTTCAGGAGATTCTGACCATCTCCAACTTCTTTGTTCCGACTCAAGTCTCTCGTTACTACAAATcaagttctaatttttttaaaagcaaaACAAGTACAAATACCTTCTTGGTGGAGTTCTATGTTCGTCTCTATCAGcagaatgaaataaattatgtgGATTTGAAAATACGTGCAAAAAATTACATGAATTGCCTTTTGGGCATCTCTTTCTGTTAAACAAACCTAGAATTATGTGTTAAATCGCTAAATATCAACAGTCATATCTTTAATTACCACAAATTGCCGACTTCCATGATTCAATATTGCAAAATTCAACACTTAGTTGTTTGCCGCCATACCAACGtccattaaaaatttgaaaacttttaACAGCTTCTCTAGTGCAACTGTACTCAACATAAACATTACCTCTTAAGTGAGATTCATGGTTACAGCAGACTTTGAACTGCCTCACTCTACCAGATTTCTCCATTTCAGGCAAAAcatcaaaaaagaaatctttaaaatgagaataggtttcataattttcaaattctaatGATGAATCGCCATGTTCAGTTTCAGACTGTTCCAAACTATAGTGTGAATAAAAGTTAGGTATAAGCAAAATCCGACTAACCCCTGGTTTTATGTGATTACGAGAGCATAAATCTCTAAATCTACAAGCagctgttttttgaaaaaatggacATATAGGTTTGTTTGGATTCatttcaatgttaactttcaAATGCTCTGGAGTTGCACCACCatgtgcaataaaattttcaatttcttgttGAAGCAGAAGTTGTTTTCTTTCATTCTCTTCTTTTTCcctttcttttttctcttttatttctttcaacCTTTTTTGCTCCTTTTCCCACTCTAATTTAATTAGCATATTTTGACGTGCTCTTTCTTCACGAGCTTCCTCtagttttttttgtaattcattcCACTGCTTTCGAGCCTCTTCTTCCATCTTCAGCCATTGTTGCTCTGCTTCATTTCTTAACCTggcttcttcttcttcttgaaACGCCTCCTCTTCTTCATGTTGTTGTAGAAGTTGAATGTAAGTTGGAGATTGTTCACGCCTTTTTTGTTCtaggtttaaaaaaatatatattttgccacataaataattgcattattttataacaaaccTTCTTCCTCTTTAATATGCTTAAATTTGGCAGTTGCCTGTCTAATTCGTTTCCTTCTCAATTTTTTAGCAATTTTTCTCCATTCCGCATGTCTATGTAAatcattaagaaaacaatatttattcataaaatattgaaaattgtttcatgatttcaatgatatTATCGGCTCTTTGTAAAAAGGATACCTACTTCCCCATTAATTTTTGCTGGAATTAAAACTtcaaaaagaattaaaaaagtaaCCACAATTTCTTAATAAAGTAAAGCCTGCATCTATAAACTgtggaaaataaatataacttcgtccaataaattcaaaatatcaTTACAGATTTCGTTTCTTTATATGCAAACTTTAAAATCATAACCTCAACAGTATCAACCATAATAACGtaatgacagatgacagatgACAAATGCAGGTAACTTTCTTATATATGTGTTCTTCAGATACTGACACTAAGCATGCAGTGATTACATCTATCAAATTCTGGTAAAATTTCCGCCAAACagtctgattttgaaagttgtgcagatattttaacgtgACGTAGTACGTAttaaaagaaggcaaaataacccaacttaccttatacaaatgtttaCAAGAGAATCATAGGCATCACTTTGGCGAGCAGTTTTGACGTACGACCAGCCTAAAAAGTAAAGTTTTTATGTCATTCGAAGTTATAATTGACTTTGATCGTTTaagttttttgagtttcatcatgaatttttgataaaatttgtaaagtgatGATAACATAGTGCCTGcaacttattcagaaaacaaccaaggtttaaacaacaaagtaaaaatattgTCCATGACAATTTGAATTCTTATTCTTATTAAACCGGCGGGTAAATGCAgctttgtttttgtattgtttctgTTCTTGAACGACATTTAAATTCGGCACTAATCGACcgctattttttaattcagtttttatttctataatCAATACAccaaaattaagtttttttaaaatcattaaccttcattttttaaacgctaaaagttttaacattgaaaaaatgaaaattaatgatttaaaaaacataaaagtataaaaacTGCCGACGCGCTTCAAAATCTTGTTTACAACAAAGTCTGTGAACGCTGGGCTCTGCCTTCTCCTGTCTCTGCCTCTCTGGTGAGTATTACATTACTTTGCACAGCGTGCAGATCAGTGTCTGAGAAAGTGGTGaagaatcaaaataaattagccatatttaacattttttggttttaCATATAAAGTTTTACTGTAGTTTACTTACTAGTTTGtgataaaatttgtgttttttctgacctctattttttttgaaacatctgtctttggaaatgtattctaccgggtgatcaagaaggactgtttaagttggcactacaattaagaaaattttttaattcggttatttataacactgcaaccggatatgttttgttggtttatttgacaaatatctgatgtaggtatagcattaacaacgacaagccatcaacaaccgaaagttactcctgttatacgatttaaaatgcaattcagtgttaccaacttaaacagtcctatttgatcaccccgtatattaATTGTCAGTGATAGCACCGGTGCTAATTTTTTTGCATGAAACCcgacatcttttttttttaaattggtgCCACTGTAAAACCCCACCCAGTTCTCAGTCATTGGTCCGCAGGCTGGTTTAAGTACGAACCCTCTGGTGAAACGTCACGTTGTCATGGCAACGCAACTCTACGCTGCATTGACGCGCGTACGTTTATGTTCGACCTGGGATAGGCGATAAGAGCGGCGATAAGAGCGAGGAAATCATATAATTTTCAGTTCTCTGATATCTTCGCTTGGTGAATCGTCGCTCAAAATGAATGTGGAACAATTCATTGATGAAATTTTCGTCAGACCAGCCTTATGGGATCAAAAAAATGGGAACCACCATAACAGATTTATTCTAAATAAACAGTGGGATGAAGTGGCAGTGAAATTAAACACAAGAAGTAAGAATTGAgtttctattattatttttaggttctaaaaacaaacctaaataactattaagacaattaataaataaatagcaCAAGCTATCAGAGCagaattacattttaaataaatcgcGATTATTGGGGACTGCGGAAGTTGATTTACTTATAAGCTCGTCGCATATTAAAACGTGTTGGGAACATGCTCAAATTTGTTAAATGATATTCAACACATTCTTTGTCAATGA includes the following:
- the LOC138131595 gene encoding U2 small nuclear ribonucleoprotein auxiliary factor 35 kDa subunit-related protein 2-like isoform X3, which codes for MEEEARKQWNELQKKLEEAREERARQNMLIKLEWEKEQKRLKEIKEKKEREKEENERKQLLLQQEIENFIAHGGATPEHLKVNIEMNPNKPICPFFQKTAACRFRDLCSRNHIKPGVSRILLIPNFYSHYSLEQSETEHGDSSLEFENYETYSHFKDFFFDVLPEMEKSGRVRQFKVCCNHESHLRGNVYVEYSCTREAVKSFQIFNGRWYGGKQLSVEFCNIESWKSAICGLFNRKRCPKGNSCNFLHVFSNPHNLFHSADRDEHRTPPRSNERLESEQRSWRWSESPERPFSNHIKGNEKRRHKKNDSKSRRRSRSRERRTARSRKRSSKRRYREDKHKHN
- the LOC138131595 gene encoding U2 small nuclear ribonucleoprotein auxiliary factor 35 kDa subunit-related protein 2-like isoform X2; translated protein: MGKHAEWRKIAKKLRRKRIRQATAKFKHIKEEEEQKRREQSPTYIQLLQQHEEEEAFQEEEEARLRNEAEQQWLKMEEEARKQWNELQKKLEEAREERARQNMLIKLEWEKEQKRLKEIKEKKEREKEENERKQLLLQQEIENFIAHGGATPEHLKVNIEMNPNKPICPFFQKTAACRFRDLCSRNHIKPGVSRILLIPNFYSHYSLEQSETEHGDSSLEFENYETYSHFKDFFFDVLPEMEKSGRVRQFKVCCNHESHLRGNVYVEYSCTREAVKSFQIFNGRWYGGKQLSVEFCNIESWKSAICGLFNRKRCPKGNSCNFLHVFSNPHNLFHSADRDEHRTPPRSNERLESEQRSWRWSESPERPFSNHIKGNEKRRHKKNDSKSRRRSRSRERRTARSRKRSSKRRYREDKHKHN
- the LOC138131595 gene encoding U2 small nuclear ribonucleoprotein auxiliary factor 35 kDa subunit-related protein 2-like isoform X1; its protein translation is MNKYCFLNDLHRHAEWRKIAKKLRRKRIRQATAKFKHIKEEEEQKRREQSPTYIQLLQQHEEEEAFQEEEEARLRNEAEQQWLKMEEEARKQWNELQKKLEEAREERARQNMLIKLEWEKEQKRLKEIKEKKEREKEENERKQLLLQQEIENFIAHGGATPEHLKVNIEMNPNKPICPFFQKTAACRFRDLCSRNHIKPGVSRILLIPNFYSHYSLEQSETEHGDSSLEFENYETYSHFKDFFFDVLPEMEKSGRVRQFKVCCNHESHLRGNVYVEYSCTREAVKSFQIFNGRWYGGKQLSVEFCNIESWKSAICGLFNRKRCPKGNSCNFLHVFSNPHNLFHSADRDEHRTPPRSNERLESEQRSWRWSESPERPFSNHIKGNEKRRHKKNDSKSRRRSRSRERRTARSRKRSSKRRYREDKHKHN